One Salinimonas marina DNA segment encodes these proteins:
- a CDS encoding BCCT family transporter yields MKILFSVNRSVFISSVLVAVAISVLAGLAPEAVSARLDATQGWLVGKFSWLYILAVAIFLLFCLYVMVSKLGDIKLGPDHAEPQYGYGSWLAMLFSAGMGIGLMFWGVSEPVMHFLTPPTAEAGTVDSARQAVRITLFHWGIHAWAIYAVLALALAYFSFRHRLPLLPRSILYPIIGERIYGPLGHITDTFAAVGTLFGVATGLGFGVEQISAGLSYVFDAPGTRDQQVLLIAVVTGAAMISVGLGLDAGIKRLSNVNMVLSVTLMIGVLVLGSSAYLLTTFVQNTGNYVSELLHSTFNLYAYDKKEDWLGGWTVFYWGFWIAWSPFVGTFIARISRGRTIREFLVGVLFVPTVINILWITLFGNTALDIIGEQTDHPLAEAINNDIAISLYALFDYLPLTGILSIIALVLGCTFFITSADSGALVVDTLTSGGQVNTPVTQRLFWTGLIGVIAASQLYAGGLPALQTLVIVSAFPLVFILLLACYTLFTALRNDQHLQRNVQQHTGTMQYLQAGSDWEQRLDTLLATPAQTQARDFIKEVAEPALQQLCDKLSSRGVTAQIRSDEQRVRLSVDKQPAENFAYEIRLLEYTVPHYSFEQDSQHYYRAEVFVLQGGQQYDVLGFSREQVIADAISQYERHLHFLHIANGEAAGSPQKSV; encoded by the coding sequence ATGAAAATACTTTTCAGTGTGAACCGGTCGGTGTTTATTTCCTCGGTATTAGTGGCGGTGGCTATCAGTGTGCTGGCCGGCCTCGCTCCCGAGGCTGTCAGCGCCAGGCTGGATGCTACCCAGGGCTGGCTGGTAGGTAAGTTCAGCTGGCTGTACATCCTCGCGGTAGCCATCTTTTTGCTGTTTTGTCTTTATGTGATGGTCAGCAAGTTAGGGGATATCAAACTGGGACCTGACCACGCCGAACCCCAATATGGCTACGGCTCATGGCTGGCGATGCTGTTTTCTGCCGGGATGGGGATTGGCCTGATGTTCTGGGGCGTCTCAGAACCCGTAATGCACTTTTTAACGCCCCCCACGGCGGAGGCGGGCACCGTCGATTCTGCCCGCCAGGCTGTGCGTATTACCCTGTTTCACTGGGGCATTCATGCCTGGGCAATTTATGCGGTGCTGGCGCTGGCGCTGGCCTATTTTTCATTTCGCCACCGCTTACCATTACTTCCCAGAAGCATACTTTACCCCATAATTGGCGAACGAATTTATGGTCCGCTCGGGCACATTACCGATACTTTTGCTGCCGTAGGCACTCTGTTTGGTGTCGCTACCGGCCTGGGCTTCGGCGTTGAGCAAATCAGTGCCGGATTATCGTATGTATTTGATGCCCCGGGCACCCGGGACCAACAGGTGCTGCTGATTGCGGTGGTCACCGGGGCGGCGATGATTTCAGTAGGTCTTGGTCTGGATGCGGGCATTAAGCGCCTATCCAACGTCAATATGGTGCTATCGGTTACGCTGATGATTGGCGTACTGGTGCTTGGTTCGTCGGCCTACTTGCTGACAACCTTTGTGCAAAATACCGGTAATTATGTCAGCGAGCTGCTGCACAGTACCTTTAATTTGTATGCCTATGATAAAAAAGAGGATTGGCTGGGCGGCTGGACCGTATTTTACTGGGGCTTCTGGATCGCCTGGTCACCCTTTGTGGGCACCTTTATTGCGCGCATTTCCAGAGGCCGCACCATTCGTGAATTTTTAGTGGGGGTGCTGTTTGTGCCCACTGTTATCAATATCCTGTGGATCACCCTGTTTGGTAACACGGCTTTAGATATTATTGGCGAGCAAACGGATCATCCGCTGGCCGAAGCCATCAACAACGATATTGCTATTTCGTTGTATGCATTATTCGATTATTTACCCCTTACCGGCATCCTGTCGATAATTGCGCTGGTGTTGGGTTGCACCTTTTTTATCACCTCTGCCGACTCTGGCGCCCTGGTGGTCGATACTCTTACCTCCGGTGGTCAGGTTAATACACCCGTTACCCAGCGTTTATTCTGGACCGGTCTTATCGGTGTTATTGCTGCCAGCCAGTTGTATGCCGGGGGCTTACCCGCATTGCAAACTCTGGTCATTGTGTCGGCATTTCCATTGGTGTTTATCTTACTGTTGGCTTGCTACACGCTATTTACCGCGCTGCGCAACGATCAGCATCTACAGCGCAATGTGCAGCAACACACCGGCACCATGCAGTACTTACAGGCAGGGAGTGATTGGGAGCAACGGCTTGATACCCTGCTCGCCACGCCGGCACAAACCCAGGCCCGTGACTTTATTAAAGAAGTTGCTGAGCCAGCATTACAACAACTATGCGATAAACTCAGCAGCCGCGGGGTAACAGCACAAATACGCTCAGACGAACAGCGCGTTCGCCTGTCAGTAGACAAGCAGCCGGCAGAAAACTTTGCCTATGAAATCAGATTGCTTGAATATACGGTCCCGCACTACAGTTTCGAGCAGGACAGCCAGCATTATTATCGCGCAGAAGTATTTGTGTTACAGGGTGGCCAACAATACGATGTATTAGGCTTTAGCCGCGAGCAGGTTATCGCCGATGCGATTAGCCAATATGAACGTCATCTGCACTTTTTACATATTGCTAATGGCGAAGCGGCCGGCTCTCCCCAGAAAAGTGTCTGA
- a CDS encoding BlaI/MecI/CopY family transcriptional regulator, whose protein sequence is MNNKLSKPDITETEYEVLDVIWHDYPVTSSEVVKRLNQHKEWHDKTVKTLLGRLVKKQALGFEKQQRQYLYHPLIAREDYNKKETTSFVSRLFNGKIAPMVAGFANHNSLSKEDIDELKELIEQWEQDND, encoded by the coding sequence ATGAACAACAAGCTTTCGAAGCCGGATATCACGGAAACAGAATATGAAGTGCTGGATGTTATCTGGCATGACTATCCGGTTACCTCCAGTGAGGTGGTAAAACGGCTTAATCAACATAAGGAATGGCACGACAAAACAGTAAAAACCCTGTTGGGACGTCTGGTCAAAAAGCAGGCCCTGGGTTTTGAAAAACAGCAACGGCAATACCTTTATCATCCGCTGATTGCCCGCGAGGACTACAACAAAAAAGAAACCACAAGTTTTGTATCACGCTTGTTTAACGGCAAAATTGCGCCAATGGTGGCAGGATTTGCCAACCATAACTCATTGTCCAAAGAAGATATTGATGAGCTCAAGGAGCTGATAGAGCAATGGGAGCAAGACAATGATTGA
- a CDS encoding M56 family metallopeptidase — protein MIEWLVQQQGPLCLALLLMIGLEHFFTPRLGARFTYGLWLLVPFTVLLNNLPRQIIAVPSNSFNRYVVGGSPSTELTESQVLLMIWAAGTIVLSLFFVLQYWQFKRAVEDGGDSHAGVCYSERTTTPVLFGFFAPKILLPDNFKALFCPQQQQLILEHEQTHIRQQDPLWNALALFIVVTFWFNPLVWLGMRSFRINQELACDSRVLSAKTETQKFLYAKALLQCAEHTSQPPLFTLHLEKKALCSND, from the coding sequence ATGATTGAATGGCTGGTGCAACAGCAGGGACCCTTATGTCTGGCGTTGTTGTTGATGATAGGACTGGAGCATTTTTTTACCCCCAGACTGGGAGCGCGTTTTACCTATGGCTTGTGGTTACTGGTGCCGTTCACGGTACTGCTCAATAATTTGCCCCGACAAATTATCGCGGTGCCCTCAAACAGTTTCAATCGGTATGTAGTAGGTGGCTCGCCCTCGACAGAGCTTACTGAAAGCCAGGTGCTGTTGATGATATGGGCTGCAGGCACCATCGTATTGAGCTTGTTTTTTGTGCTCCAGTACTGGCAGTTCAAACGCGCTGTTGAGGATGGCGGTGACAGCCACGCAGGTGTCTGCTATTCCGAGCGGACCACCACACCGGTGCTGTTTGGTTTTTTTGCGCCCAAAATCCTGTTGCCAGATAACTTTAAGGCGCTGTTTTGTCCACAACAGCAGCAACTGATTTTAGAGCATGAACAAACCCACATACGTCAGCAAGATCCGCTCTGGAATGCCCTGGCCTTATTCATCGTGGTGACTTTCTGGTTTAACCCGCTGGTGTGGCTTGGAATGCGCTCGTTCAGAATCAATCAGGAGCTTGCCTGCGACTCTCGGGTACTGAGTGCAAAAACCGAAACTCAAAAATTTCTTTATGCCAAAGCGCTTTTGCAGTGTGCTGAGCATACTTCACAACCCCCTCTGTTTACCCTACATTTGGAGAAAAAAGCACTATGTTCAAACGATTAA
- a CDS encoding energy transducer TonB, whose protein sequence is MFKRLNAIKQPASASKLCGIAALFLVSVVTANTALATQPEHKVSKAKASHATPVKTVNPAYPESAEAQGQEGFVVLKFDITEQGNTDNIRVIESEPAGVFDENAKKAFSHWQYKPRIQNGQAQRQTGLLVQLDFKLTDDTTSAKN, encoded by the coding sequence ATGTTCAAACGATTAAATGCAATAAAACAACCGGCGTCCGCGAGTAAATTATGTGGCATTGCGGCGTTATTTCTGGTGTCGGTGGTGACCGCCAATACGGCGCTTGCGACTCAGCCAGAACACAAAGTCAGTAAAGCCAAAGCCAGCCATGCCACCCCGGTCAAAACTGTGAATCCGGCTTACCCGGAATCAGCAGAAGCGCAGGGTCAGGAAGGTTTTGTGGTGTTAAAGTTTGATATAACCGAGCAAGGCAACACCGACAATATCAGAGTCATTGAGTCAGAACCGGCCGGTGTATTTGATGAAAATGCAAAAAAAGCCTTCTCTCACTGGCAGTATAAGCCTCGTATCCAGAATGGTCAGGCTCAACGCCAGACCGGGCTGCTGGTCCAGCTGGACTTTAAACTAACAGACGATACAACTTCGGCGAAAAACTAA
- a CDS encoding COG3014 family protein: MKRLAASIIPALLLTGCVSTSDLTGNNASSFATNLAQNNLDGALLEAQKESGFDAEDNTVDDQLWAMQTGLLYRMKGDFDASTTYFDMIEDVMYTEDTENLFEKGGEQIGSILTNDTFLDYEQTLYDAVMVNTYKAINFEAMGDIANARVEWNRADDRQRRAAEFFASQINETKEELAKKQEEEEARDESVDKSLNSANKILVEQGVDMSAWQAYDGYINPFSTYMHGLFFLRHGADGADLEKAIDSFERVVSLTGSPAAQQSLEYAKSLRTNHMAKEDFVWVIIENGEATQKEAFEINLPLFLVSSNVNYTGIALPKLKERPDALGPFAVNDISASAIADMDRIIQADFKEKFPLILTREITRATIKTVAQKQLQDNHILLGWAAGMAQRLTTEADTRTWSLLPKNFQAVMLPRPEDGQLLITAERLASPVKLDLNTTPGDVVYLKAVNAQVSPTYHVM, translated from the coding sequence ATGAAACGCCTAGCCGCGTCAATAATACCTGCGCTACTACTTACTGGCTGCGTATCCACCTCTGATCTAACCGGCAATAACGCCTCTTCATTTGCGACCAATCTGGCTCAGAATAACCTAGACGGAGCGCTTCTTGAAGCCCAGAAAGAATCTGGCTTTGATGCTGAAGATAACACCGTAGATGACCAGTTATGGGCCATGCAGACAGGCTTGCTGTACCGAATGAAGGGTGATTTTGACGCCAGCACGACATACTTCGATATGATTGAAGATGTTATGTATACCGAAGATACCGAAAACCTTTTCGAAAAAGGCGGCGAGCAAATCGGTTCAATACTGACCAATGATACCTTTTTGGATTACGAACAGACTTTGTATGATGCTGTCATGGTGAATACCTATAAAGCCATTAATTTTGAAGCCATGGGTGATATTGCAAATGCGCGGGTGGAGTGGAACCGTGCTGATGATAGACAACGCCGTGCAGCCGAATTCTTTGCTAGCCAGATCAATGAAACAAAAGAAGAACTGGCTAAAAAACAGGAAGAAGAAGAGGCCAGGGATGAAAGTGTTGATAAGTCGTTAAACAGCGCGAATAAGATTTTGGTTGAACAGGGCGTCGATATGTCGGCCTGGCAAGCATACGATGGCTATATCAATCCCTTTTCAACCTATATGCATGGTTTGTTTTTCTTGCGTCATGGCGCAGATGGGGCTGACCTGGAAAAAGCCATCGACAGCTTTGAGCGGGTAGTTTCACTGACCGGTTCGCCGGCAGCGCAGCAGTCATTAGAATATGCGAAAAGCTTACGTACCAACCACATGGCCAAAGAAGACTTTGTCTGGGTCATTATCGAAAACGGGGAAGCCACCCAAAAAGAAGCGTTTGAAATCAATCTGCCGCTGTTTCTGGTTTCAAGTAATGTGAACTACACCGGCATCGCCCTGCCCAAACTGAAAGAACGCCCTGATGCGCTGGGGCCGTTTGCGGTAAACGATATTTCTGCCAGCGCTATCGCGGACATGGACCGAATCATACAGGCTGACTTTAAAGAAAAGTTTCCACTGATTCTGACACGCGAAATTACCCGAGCCACCATCAAAACCGTAGCGCAAAAGCAGCTTCAGGATAATCATATTCTGCTGGGCTGGGCCGCCGGTATGGCCCAACGTCTTACCACCGAAGCCGACACCCGCACCTGGAGCCTGTTACCTAAGAACTTCCAGGCCGTGATGCTTCCCCGGCCTGAAGATGGCCAGCTATTAATTACCGCTGAACGTCTGGCCTCGCCGGTCAAACTGGACCTGAATACCACGCCTGGCGATGTTGTTTATCTTAAAGCAGTCAACGCTCAGGTTAGCCCGACTTATCACGTCATGTGA
- the lpoB gene encoding penicillin-binding protein activator LpoB: MNTRYFTAKTLATTALLAMLGGCQSTENVDTTSGEYVTAGLSSSDFHGAANNALEDITNSPLLVHPQAESGGRYIMAVSNIVNDTAQRIDTDQLTKKIRVGLLQTGKFLTTTAIGLNGPEDQMTAQVRELSGSKLVNQKTVKKNGSVIAPDFSLSGKIIQRTNRLDRSSQLVDYYFQLTLTELESGLAYWEGEYPVSKKVSNDSVTW, encoded by the coding sequence ATGAATACACGTTATTTTACTGCCAAAACTCTGGCTACCACCGCACTTTTGGCGATGCTGGGAGGTTGTCAAAGTACCGAGAATGTCGATACGACCAGCGGTGAATATGTGACGGCCGGACTGTCATCCTCTGATTTTCACGGTGCCGCGAACAATGCACTGGAAGATATTACGAATAGTCCTCTTTTAGTCCATCCGCAGGCCGAAAGCGGCGGTCGCTATATCATGGCCGTGTCAAACATTGTGAATGATACCGCGCAACGAATTGATACTGATCAGCTGACCAAAAAAATCCGGGTAGGCTTATTGCAGACGGGTAAGTTTCTGACCACCACGGCAATTGGCTTGAACGGACCTGAAGATCAGATGACCGCTCAGGTCAGAGAGTTGTCAGGCTCAAAGCTGGTGAATCAGAAAACCGTTAAGAAAAACGGTAGCGTGATTGCCCCTGACTTTAGCCTAAGTGGCAAAATCATCCAACGCACAAACCGCTTAGATCGTTCCAGCCAGCTGGTTGATTATTATTTTCAGCTAACGTTGACCGAACTGGAATCAGGCCTGGCCTACTGGGAAGGTGAATATCCGGTATCTAAAAAGGTCAGTAATGACTCGGTCACCTGGTAA
- a CDS encoding DUF6844 domain-containing protein, with amino-acid sequence MIKKTTMAVAISLLFTGSVLGQQPADDVVEQPTITAPEEASLPEADPAVEEAPAPAATVAEVKQNQGIDDAYQHVSEQALGFVEHKRDKYRQQGKQVFIYAGSALIPVRPTHPNWGDARAMAYQEALQKAREALLRQLYLDVSSQTLRRSFKTNQLPEFTAKELEQSMMGAVLDKLVALSDAVIDKELEELGVDPAQYAAAPPSKRKQMMQNALTQTITTRARGNISGTMTMKSFEATDKNGNTAVSVVIATSNKMKNMLADFHQSKGQIAPVPARAKQPVRQFLQQNKADLMFTVGTKILWDEQGYPVLASFGMAGNECNPSDYESCVDNREFAFISARNSALANIAEAYNLQGTVASNETKGKDRSRTATTTKVEGNRTETSEELVTKILRETEQMSQMTSSVKGLVGIQTAMQWTAKHPVTQREVNGVVMLWHPQSEASTRTFKQNKPKKKASTHTAPEHYQAGGHEGLGSDDEDF; translated from the coding sequence ATGATTAAAAAAACAACGATGGCAGTGGCCATATCGCTTTTGTTTACGGGGTCGGTCTTGGGCCAGCAACCGGCTGACGACGTGGTCGAGCAGCCAACCATTACGGCGCCGGAAGAAGCCAGTTTACCCGAAGCCGACCCTGCAGTTGAAGAGGCGCCAGCGCCGGCAGCGACGGTGGCTGAAGTTAAGCAAAATCAGGGTATCGATGATGCTTATCAGCATGTATCAGAACAGGCGTTGGGTTTTGTAGAACACAAACGCGATAAATACCGTCAACAGGGCAAACAGGTCTTTATTTATGCCGGTAGTGCGCTGATACCTGTACGCCCGACCCATCCAAACTGGGGCGATGCCCGTGCCATGGCTTACCAGGAAGCATTGCAAAAAGCCCGCGAAGCATTATTACGTCAGCTGTATCTGGATGTGTCTTCGCAAACGCTTCGTCGTAGTTTTAAAACGAATCAGCTGCCCGAGTTTACTGCCAAAGAGTTAGAGCAAAGCATGATGGGCGCGGTACTGGACAAGCTGGTAGCCCTGAGTGACGCGGTTATAGACAAAGAGCTGGAAGAGCTGGGTGTCGATCCGGCTCAATATGCTGCAGCGCCGCCAAGCAAGCGTAAGCAAATGATGCAAAATGCCCTGACCCAGACCATTACTACCCGGGCCCGGGGTAATATTAGTGGCACCATGACGATGAAGTCTTTTGAAGCAACCGATAAAAACGGGAATACCGCGGTATCGGTGGTTATTGCTACCTCCAATAAGATGAAAAACATGCTGGCGGATTTTCATCAAAGTAAAGGACAGATTGCGCCCGTTCCGGCACGGGCAAAGCAACCGGTGCGCCAATTTTTACAGCAAAATAAAGCAGATCTGATGTTTACGGTCGGCACCAAAATATTGTGGGATGAGCAGGGTTACCCGGTACTGGCCTCGTTTGGTATGGCGGGCAATGAGTGTAATCCCAGCGATTATGAATCCTGTGTAGATAACCGTGAATTTGCCTTTATTTCAGCGCGCAACAGTGCCCTGGCAAATATTGCAGAAGCCTACAACCTGCAGGGAACAGTAGCGTCAAATGAAACTAAAGGTAAAGATCGCAGCCGTACTGCAACCACCACTAAAGTGGAAGGCAATCGCACCGAGACTTCTGAAGAGCTGGTTACCAAAATCTTGCGTGAAACCGAGCAGATGTCGCAGATGACCTCGTCGGTAAAAGGCTTGGTAGGCATTCAGACTGCAATGCAGTGGACCGCTAAGCACCCCGTCACTCAACGCGAAGTAAATGGTGTAGTCATGTTATGGCATCCTCAAAGTGAAGCCTCTACACGTACCTTTAAACAAAATAAACCCAAGAAGAAGGCTTCCACTCACACCGCGCCTGAACATTATCAAGCTGGTGGCCATGAAGGTTTAGGGAGTGACGATGAGGATTTTTAA
- a CDS encoding CsgG/HfaB family protein — protein MRIFKLAGIAALLVSFNCTAAAGTMKVEVQGYGQTEHQALEDALSIAVGQFHGVDIDHQQARKMMQGRQNGELTTLQNLSGATEVKAKGHVKSYAVTNMSCENRCIASLDVYFDVYEAPGNNQNRRRIVVAPFEQDPNNSLSKALQRTLVSSRRFAVLDRQHNDEYAREADLLLSKQVPAQERIRLGQVLGLDYLIAGNIEFSHSGSGEASHSLTGEAVAAAPTGVAHYQIILLATRQIMKEAEVALYGPDDMATAGEYIAQEIVDAIYPLQVVHTAPDQITVNAGQGFLQQGDEYTVYQKGKKLRDPYNKESLGYLEKPVGRVVITQVKPKYALAAVLEGDGMAMDSSILRRAQADNVPQTRDIEPASLDISTSGGVVLPLMKN, from the coding sequence ATGAGGATTTTTAAACTTGCCGGTATTGCGGCACTTTTAGTCAGTTTTAATTGCACCGCCGCAGCCGGGACCATGAAAGTTGAAGTGCAGGGTTATGGGCAGACTGAACATCAGGCGCTGGAGGATGCTTTGAGTATTGCTGTGGGTCAGTTCCACGGGGTGGATATTGATCACCAGCAAGCCCGTAAAATGATGCAAGGCCGTCAAAACGGTGAATTAACTACCCTGCAGAATTTGTCTGGCGCAACAGAAGTCAAAGCAAAAGGCCATGTAAAAAGTTACGCGGTTACCAATATGAGCTGCGAAAACCGTTGTATCGCCTCACTCGATGTTTATTTTGATGTGTATGAGGCTCCTGGCAATAACCAGAATCGACGACGGATTGTGGTGGCGCCGTTCGAACAGGACCCTAACAACTCCCTGTCTAAGGCACTGCAACGCACGTTGGTGTCTAGCCGGCGCTTTGCGGTGCTGGACCGGCAGCACAACGATGAATATGCCCGTGAAGCCGACTTGTTGTTAAGCAAACAGGTTCCGGCGCAGGAGCGCATACGGCTGGGTCAGGTGCTAGGTTTAGATTATCTGATAGCCGGAAATATCGAGTTCAGTCATTCTGGTTCTGGCGAAGCATCTCACAGTCTGACCGGTGAAGCGGTGGCAGCGGCACCGACAGGGGTGGCTCACTATCAGATCATTTTGCTGGCCACCCGGCAGATTATGAAAGAAGCCGAAGTTGCGTTATACGGACCAGATGATATGGCCACAGCTGGCGAATATATCGCCCAGGAAATCGTGGATGCGATCTATCCACTCCAGGTTGTGCACACCGCACCTGATCAAATTACCGTTAACGCGGGGCAGGGGTTCTTACAGCAAGGAGATGAGTATACGGTGTATCAAAAAGGCAAAAAGCTTCGAGATCCTTATAACAAAGAGTCTTTAGGTTACCTGGAAAAGCCCGTGGGGCGGGTTGTGATCACCCAGGTAAAGCCCAAATATGCGCTGGCAGCAGTACTGGAAGGTGATGGTATGGCCATGGACAGCAGTATACTTCGTCGCGCACAAGCGGATAACGTGCCACAGACCCGGGACATTGAACCGGCCAGTTTGGATATAAGCACCAGTGGTGGTGTGGTTTTACCGCTAATGAAAAACTAG